The segment TAAGAAAATCTAGCAAATCTACTCTGAAACTAAGAAGAGTCCAATAGAGCATGTACATAGACGCAAAATGTTTTCTTGTATGGAAAAATCAAGAATGAACAGCGGAAATGTATCTGAGAATCATGAATGAACAGCATTTTAAACCACTAAGAATATCTTTGCGTTTGACAAAAAGAAGATTATGATCAAAGAAGCCCATTAAGGTACttcaaaaaatattgtttgtgTAATTCCCAAATTCGCTTTATATAAAAGGCACACTCGTTTTCTACTCACAAGGCCCAATCAGGTCCAACTACCGAAGAAagatgtaaataaaaaaagctATATTATTATTGACAAAAGGATAGACACAAACACTATTCGAAGAAGTTTGCGGTTCAACTTAAAACATCGCATAGCACATAATCCAAGTCGTATGGAACACGTATAACGCACCAACATTGAAATGTCTGACGCCTCATTTGCCATATTATCTCCCTGATCTTACGTGCTTGCACGAAACTATATATGTTCCCCATTCTGAGAGGGAAGGACAAAGGGTTTCGTGTGAATCATATCATCACTTTATTTTCATTATTGACTTGTGTGCAACTGCAGCATGATTTACAAAGTCGAATTGTTTTTAGCTTTTCTGTACAAAGGTTAGCTTATTAACAACAACAATAGCTAACATTCATTTATTGATCACAAACATAGGAATCAAATGGATGATTCAGAATGAGCTTTTCAAATATTAAGCAACGAATGATCTTTCTGGTTAGCCGAATGTTTTCTCGGTGCTGTAAGTCATGTACAAGAAACCATCTCCTTCCTTGAAAGTATTGTACAAAGAATCCATGCAACTAGCTGCAAAATCAAGAGAGGACTGAATTATTTATTAACGGACTGTTTTATTAGAAAGTGATTTATCATCGATGCTGCGCATGCTTACCCGTTTGAGGAAGTGTGTTCTGtacaaaaacaaagagagatttAGATGGATCTAAATGTAGCCTGTCGCTTAGCATGTGAATGAAATGTCCAATAGTCATGTCTCGTGGGACCAAGTATCTGAATACATCAAAATGTGATCATTGATCAAttagtatatgtatatattcacTTTGTTTCAACAGCTAAATGGATGTACGAAACTTACTTGTTCTTCTCCATGTCAGGGAGGTCTGCGTTTGAATATTTCTCAATGATCACCTGTGATTGATGAATATAtaagtacaaaaaaaaacatgaaaaacaaatctTCAAGGCACAATTAGAGTCACAAAAGACTTGGATTAAGAAAGATCAAGGTTGACTCAATCAGTAGATCATGTAGTTATAGATGATCCAAATATCATCAGTTCTATTTTATtcgaattaataattaattgcAAATTTTCTTAGTTATATAAGCCAAAAAAACAATCACATGATTGCTTGcaatcttttgttttatttgattgCAACCaccaaaaaagaacaaaagagCTAGTCCCTAAGAATTGACCAGAGTGAATCACCGATCATAGAAACAAAACCGAAGTAATGATCAATCATTCAAACTCTAAGGAGATCCACAACAGCACGGCAACTCAGACCGAACCACGAAACGATAAACTAGGCATATAACTTAGTTACCGGAACTCTATCTGGATATTTTGCAGTGATGTTCCTCGACTCTTTCAATCGCTCATCTGCACCGCCCCACAATCACAACCGatcaagatttaaaaaaaaagagtatgattaatcaataaaaaaagagattaaCGGGAACAAACCAGCGGAGAATTGTTCCTTGAAAGACTTGACAACAGTCCCCATTGTAGATTTCCGGCGAATGATTCCGACagaagttgttttttttttccttcttacAGAACAGAAGATTGTCTTCAACTTTTCTTTTGGTGCTTCGTTTGATTGTttgacaagaaaacaaaaagaagagattTTAGACATATTTATAGAATAGACAAGCAGTTACTGGGCTTAGTTACTGGGCTTTTTGGGcctcatatataattttacggCCCATAGAGAAAACACGCAAGAGAATGATtcctttgatcaaaaaaaaaaaaattcaaacattacaaaaacaagaaaagctTTATACACATAGCTGCAAGAACAATCCAAGTGTATTGCAAACTCTCTTTATTTATCTCTACTTGTCAGAGATTCACAGAACTCCAATCATCCAGGGAGATTCTCCTCCTCTTTCGTAGCTGCAGCATGATGATCCATAACCTTTTGCCTCTCTTGTTCCAAGTAATAGATCTTATCATTCATACCTTCCTTCTCATAAGCCTCCACCATGATCTCAAACGTTCTTGAATCACGCACACATTCCCTCTCCTTCATCCTCGTGTACACTCTCTCCATCTCTATCAGATCATCCGCTTTGGCGCAAGCCGATATAACCGCATTGTAAAAAGAAGTGTTCTCCGGTATCTCAAACTTCGCAGCTAACTGGACACTACTTATCACCTTATGGAAAAGACCAGCGTTGGCATATCCGTTAATGAGGCAGCAAAACGTCTTCGTGTCTGCTTTCATACCTTCGCTACGCATCTGATCAAACGTATACTCCATGTTCTTCGCATCACCGACATCCGCAAAGGCCTCGATGATGTTGTTGTAAGTCGACGTCGTCCACGGAAACTCCAGCTTTCTCATGTACTCCATCACGGATGACATCTTATCATACATCCTCTTCTTCCCATAAGCACCGATCAAGATATTGAAACTCCGAGTCTCCGGCTCGATCCCGAAGTTCCTGAACTTCTCGTACCAGCTCTCCATCATGTCAATCTTACCCATGTTCCCAAACACGCTAAGGATGATGTTCATCGTCCACACATCGGGCTTACACTCAGTACTCACCAGCATATCAGACAGAACTTTCTCCATCTGATCAAACCTTCCAACCCTCCCGTACCCGCTCAAAACTATGTTCTGAGTCACAGTATTCGGAGTGATCAAACGCTCGTCCATCTCTCTATACAAAGACTCAACCAAGTCGAACAGAGACGCGTCCACACAGACTTTGAGCAGAGTGCTGTAAGTGTAAACATCAGGTTGACACTGAGGCAAGCTTTTCATCCGTTCAAGAACTGAGAAAGCCTCGTCTATAAGATTACTCCTACAATAAGCACCGAGTAGAGCAGTGTAGAGCTCAGCAGTTGGTTCAAGTCCTTCTTCAagcatttcgtcgaacaccttCTGTGCACGATTAGGCTGTCCAGATTTCCCCAAAAGAACGAGAAGCTTCATGTAAGTCCCTTCCTTTGGTTGATAAAAGGGCTGCTCCCTCAACATCTCAAACACCTAAAAACACCCAATTGAATCAAATCATCGTTCACTCgaaaaagattcaaactttacAAAGATGATGAATCACCTCGAGAGCTTTTAGCCACTGCTTTTTGGCGATGAGATCGGATAAGGTCTCGGTTACGGTGTTAACCCACCCGTTGGCTTTGCTCCTCCTGTCGAGCTTCTTCTTCACGTTCTTCATCGGGGCTCTTCTAGTGTTAGCAGGCTCCGTGATTCCGGGAAACTCTCCTTCCTTCCAGAGCCTCTTCTTCGTGGCGGCGCCTCCAGGAGATGATTTAGAAGCGGCGAGAACGCATCGCACGAGGGTTGTTTCTCTCTGGTGGAATCTGCGTTTTTCTCCGGGGATTCGAGATGAACATAGCGAAGAAGAAAACGTGAGAGACATTGACGCCATCGTCTTCTTCCCCTctcactcctctctctctctctcactctgttTCGGATAATTCTCGTCGAATACTCGTTTCGGTTGGATATGGTCAAATCCGGTTACGCGGTTCAGCTTCAAAGACTCAAATCGATATGTACCGTATTTAAGAAGGACATTCAAACCGGTAGAACCGGTGCATGATCGAGAAACTTAAATAACTTACCTCATAATAATGAAGAGTAGATTCTGACCGCAATACTGTATTTGTTTTAACATATGTAAACTAGATtacgactttttttttttacttattagtAGCTGTTTTCAAGGGTTTGGTAGATAACATGACCAATCCAACTCGtaaattaaataattcataGAATGTTTTAGTACATTTTTCTTTGAGAATGTTTTAGTACATTCTTAGTAGGTCTAGTGGTGAACTATAGGTAATAGGTGTGTAACTTTTTTACACCTAGATCAGTCGATAGACTGATTCCCTTGAATTATGTGACAACATCAGTTTTACAAGATCTTATCGCACGAATGGTCCAAAAAACCATACTAAAAGTAACCATGCATGATCATATTTCAAACTACATTCtattctatatttgaattaatgtattctaaactatctttcattcatggtatataaaaatcattctaatcctctatatattaaaagagaatcattTAAAAAGACGTAGCttcaattttgtattaattaaaaagagaCCCTATCCTATGTGGTATTCAATTAAGTACT is part of the Raphanus sativus cultivar WK10039 chromosome 5, ASM80110v3, whole genome shotgun sequence genome and harbors:
- the LOC108863552 gene encoding autophagy-related protein 8h-like — its product is MSKISSFCFLVKQSNEAPKEKLKTIFCSVRRKKKTTSVGIIRRKSTMGTVVKSFKEQFSADERLKESRNITAKYPDRVPVIIEKYSNADLPDMEKNKYLVPRDMTIGHFIHMLSDRLHLDPSKSLFVFVQNTLPQTASCMDSLYNTFKEGDGFLYMTYSTEKTFG
- the LOC108863551 gene encoding pentatricopeptide repeat-containing protein At3g06430, chloroplastic codes for the protein MASMSLTFSSSLCSSRIPGEKRRFHQRETTLVRCVLAASKSSPGGAATKKRLWKEGEFPGITEPANTRRAPMKNVKKKLDRRSKANGWVNTVTETLSDLIAKKQWLKALEVFEMLREQPFYQPKEGTYMKLLVLLGKSGQPNRAQKVFDEMLEEGLEPTAELYTALLGAYCRSNLIDEAFSVLERMKSLPQCQPDVYTYSTLLKVCVDASLFDLVESLYREMDERLITPNTVTQNIVLSGYGRVGRFDQMEKVLSDMLVSTECKPDVWTMNIILSVFGNMGKIDMMESWYEKFRNFGIEPETRSFNILIGAYGKKRMYDKMSSVMEYMRKLEFPWTTSTYNNIIEAFADVGDAKNMEYTFDQMRSEGMKADTKTFCCLINGYANAGLFHKVISSVQLAAKFEIPENTSFYNAVISACAKADDLIEMERVYTRMKERECVRDSRTFEIMVEAYEKEGMNDKIYYLEQERQKVMDHHAAATKEEENLPG